The segment CGCTCAGGTCCTCGGGCGTTACCGCAGCAATTACACTCCCTTCGATAGCTATCGACCCGGCAAATGGCCGTGTCCGCCCATCCCCGTTGACGATTTGGCAGTTTCTGAGGACGAGCATGAGGTCTCTCTTTCAGTTTCGCGACGGCGAGCAGGTGATATCGACCAGTATGATGTAACTAATTACATTTCGCAAGATTCCGCTCTCTACGATGCTCTTAGAGGGCGTGTTTTAGCCCTAGATCTAGTCGAAATTGCACCTTGGTCGAGCAGCATGCATCGGCGGGACCGGATCGCTGTGGGGTGGCGCGCGGAAGGGGGCATGGGCGCCCTCTGGAGGTGATGGAGCGGGGCCCTGGGTCTGTGATCGACCGTGGTCATCGGTGATGAATGATGCGCCGACCCCCTCGCATCAGGGGAAGCTATTGCTCAGGACTTAGCGGAGCTCTCCGCAGGAGGCGCGGCTTATGAGCTCGGGTTCGAAGGTCAGTTGGGCGGACACTCGGGGGTTCTCGACAATGAGCTTGGCGGCCTCTTGTCCCATCTGGTGTGAGGGTTGGGTGACCACCGTGATGCCGAGGTTCTGGGCCCAGGCGAAGTCGTCCATGGTCAGAAATCCGATGTCTTCCGGAATTGAGAGTCCGCGGTCGATAAGTGCTGTGTGAACGGCGAGGGTGTAACGGCCGGAGAGGCAAACCATCGCCTCCATTGAAGGGTTGGCGTCCAGCAAGGAAGTCACAGCGTCGGTGACTTCCGGGGTGGTGACGTCGTCGTCGAGGATCGCGATCGCGTCATCGTTCAGTAGTGCGTTGTCCTTGCCGAGTCCCTTGCGTAGGCCCTCGATACGGCCAATTTGGGACGGTACCGCGCCGGAGGCGATCACGCCGATTGTCCGCCGTCCGCAGGACAGGATGTGCTCGGCCATCATTCGCCCGGCCGTGACGTTGTCCAGGGAGACGGAGTGCAGCCCGGGTGGTGGGTCCTGCAGGGTCCGCGCTACGACCACACAGGGCGTTCCGCCGGCAGCCATTCTGCGCACTCTTTCGTCAACCGAGGCGCCGCTAGTGACGATCAAGCCCCGTACACGCTGTTCATCCATTGCCTGGACCTGCGCGACCTCCCGACCTGTGTGGCGGAAGGTGTTGGAAAACATGACGAGGCTGCCGTTGGCGGCCGCGACATCGTCGATTCCCCTCATGAGGTCGAGGTAGAACGGGCTGCGAAGATCGTCGATGAGCACGCCGATGGTGCTGGAGCGTCCGGCGAAGATGCTCTTTGTGAGGGCGTTCGGGGTGTACTCAAGTCTGGCTGCTGCGTCCCGGACCCGCGTTGCCGTCACTTCCTTGACTGCGAGGCCGTTCAGCACCCGCGACACCGTCGCTATTGACACGTTGGCGGCTGCGGCGACGTCGCCGATGGTCGTTCGTTTCACAGTTTGTTCCTTACCGTGGATCAGCCAAGGGTTCAGACGCAGCCCAACACCGCGAGGAACTGGCGCGATCGCCAGAGCCCGAAGAAGAAGGCTTCCGCGGCTTCGTTTGATACTGGCCACGCCCACCTTCAATGTAACTGGTTGCACGATAAGCGCCTGCGTCAGAAGGGTCAAGGGGTTCCCGCACGATGGCGCGGAAAGCCGAAACCCGAGCCGCGCAGAGCCAGCCCAACAGGTTCAATCTTAGCTCGTCCGGGCTCTGATTGCCTCGTGATGTAGGCGTTGTCACCTCTGCAATCGTGTAGAGCCATACGAGAATGACGTACCCATCAGAGTTAGATCTTGACCGAAGATGCGTCGGTATGCTCTCCTTGAATGTAATTAGTTACATAGATCACCTCAAGACCTTGAAAGTAAATCTATGTTGAACACTCGAAGGGCTTCCCGTGAATGTCAGCAACAACCCGGATTGATGACACAGAAGGTGAAGTGAGGGCAAACCGGTAGTTCGGCAATGATGCCGGCCTCGCAGGAACGTCCTCGGAACACCCACCCAATATCTCCTCATCGGCACGCGACACCAACGGCGATGCCTGACCAGAGGTTCACGAAAACTTGAAATTATCCGCATTCCGCAGCTCAAGAGGAGCAAATCATGTCGGTTGACGAACAGTCCATCCCGGTTCGGGGCGACGGCGCATTTGCGCACCCGAACGTTTCCGCAAAGAATGACGTACGCCGCTGGCGCACATCCCTCGCCGTTGCTGCTGTCGCAGTCTCCATCAGTCTTGCGGGCTGCACCGCGGATCCCGGTACGGCCAGCAGCAGCGCCAGCCCGTCCGCTAAGAGCACGGGAATCCCGACCCAGCAGTTTGATCAGACACTGCACGACAAGCTGCCGGCGAAAATCCTTAACGCCGGCAAAATCGTCGCCGTCAACTCGGGGTCCTACCCTCCATACGCGATCATCAACGGCACCGGTGAGCCAGACGGACTCCTCGGTGATGTGGACAAGGCTGTCAGCGAGATCCTCGGCGTAAAGGTCGAGCAAAACACAGTCGCAGGTCTGGCCTCAATGCTTTCCGGAATGCAGGCCGGGCGCTACGACGTCGCCTTGGACCCGAACGGCGACTACGTCGACCGCCAAGACAAGGCGACGTTTGTCGATTACATCAAGGAGCACGTGCTCTTTGCTGTACTAAAGGGAAACCCGAAGCAGATCAACGACATGGACGGGACCTGCGGAACTCGAATCGGTGTCCTGGCAGGCGGTTCTGCTGAGCGGGTCATGAAGGCTCAATCGGACAAGTGTGTGGCGGCCGGCAAGCCTGCGGTTGAGGTGCAGTCCTACCAGGACAGCCCACAGTCAATCCTTGCCGTTCAGTCCGGCCGCGCTGACGCAGTGTTCGGCGGCCAGGGGCCGCTGACCTACTACGTCAAGGAGACCGGGGGCAAGCTCCAATTGGCCGCCGAAGGAAAGGACAACGTACTCGGGGCCACGTTCCAGGGCGCAGTGGTTCCGAAGGATTCTCCGCTCGCCGGGGTGCTGCTCGGCGCATTCCAGAAGATGTATGCCAACGGCACCTACGATGCCATCCTCGCCAAGTGGGGGCTGGAGGCCAACAAGTTGGACAAGCCCGGTATCAATGGAGGAGGCGTTAAGCCATGACGACCATAGGAGATAAACGTATCGTGGTCGCCATGGAACCTGAACTGGACGTCCAAAACGCAGCACGCCGTAAGCACCTGTGGCGCTGGATTTCGGCTGCCGTCGTCCTGGTCCTTGTGATCGACGGCGTCCGGATCCTAGTAACCACGGATACCTTCGCATGGCCCGTCGTTGCGAGCTACCTGCGCGCGGACTCCATCATCCGTGGCCTCGGCCTGACCCTGATGTTGGCCGTCGTCGCCATGGTGATCGGCGTCGTGCTCGGTGTGCTGCTGGCCTTGGGCCGGCTGTCACCTAACCCTGTGCTGCGGAGTATCTCGGGCGCCTACGTCTGGTTCTTCCGGGGAACACCCACACTCGTGCAGCTGATCTTCCTTTACAACCTTTCTGCGCTCTTCCCGCAGCTCAACTTCGGTATTCCGTTTGGCGGCCCGATCTTCGCATCCTTCTCGACGAACTCGCTCATCACGCCTCTTCTCGCCGCTATCCTGGGCCTCGGGCTGAATGAGGGTGCATACATGTCCGAGATCGTCCGGGGCGGTCTGCTCTCCGTGGATTCAGGACAGCGCGACGCCGCACACGCCCTTGGCATGACGAACTCGCGGATCATGAGACGGATCGTCCTGCCGCAGGCCATGCGCTTCATCGTCCCGCCGACCGGGAACCAGGTCATCAGTATGGTGAAGGCCACCGCACTCGTGAGCGTCATCGCATTGTCGGACCTGCTCTACGCGGCTCAGGCCATCTACAACCGGACATTCGAAACCATTCCGCTGCTCATTGTGGTGTGCATCTGGTACCTGGCCGTGACATCCGTGTTGTACGTCATTCAGTCGTTCATCGAGCGGCACTACAGCCGAGGCGAACGAAATCAAAGGACCAGTTTCTGGGACTTCCTGCGTATCCGTCCGAGAGCAACGACTCCGCCCATCGTACACACTGTGACAGAGGGACCGACAGCATGAGCACCTCGACGGAATCTCCAACGCCCCGTCTCGACGCTACTGGCATAGCGCCTATTCTGCGGGCCCGCGGCGTGCGCAAGAGCTTCAAGCATCTTGAGGTGCTGCGCGGCATCGACCTCGACGTTTCACAGGGTGAGACTGTCGCCATTCTCGGTCCATCCGGGTCCGGTAAGTCGACATTCCTCCGCTGCGTGAACCTGCTCGAGCCTATAAATGGTGGCCGCATCCTGGTTGACGGCCGTGATGTCGGATACGACGTCCGAGGCGGCAGACTGAACGAAGTCTCACCCAACGAGCTCGCTCGTCGTCGTCGCGACATCGGCATGGTGTTCCAGCACTTCAACCTGTTCCCGCACATGACCGCGCTCGAGAACATCATCGAAGCCCCGATCGGGGTAAAGGGGGAGCGCCGAGCTGATGCAGTTAAACATGCCAGGTCACTTCTTGCCCAGGTCGGTCTTGAAGGAAGGGAAGATGTCTACCCCCGGCAACTGTCAGGCGGTCAACAGCAGCGTGTAGCAATAGCACGTGCTCTGGCAATGCGACCGAAACTGATGCTGTTCGACGAGCCAACCTCCGCCCTGGACCCCGAATTGGTCGGCGAAGTCCTCGCGACAATGAAGCAACTGGCTGAAGGCGGGCTCACCATGGTCGTCGTTACCCACGAGATCAGTTTCGCCCGGGAGGCCGCTGACCGCGTCATCTTCATGGACGGCGGCGTCGTCGTCGAACACGGAACTCCACAACAAGTGCTCGATGTGCCGCAGCATGAACGGACCCGTGCCTTCCTGTCCCGTTTTCTCTGAAGCTCGTCCGGCCCGAGCCGGTACAAGGGCACCTGCCCTGTGCCGGCTTGCGGCCCCGATTGCCGCTAACTGAATGTCGCCGGAGGGGCCAAAGACGACGGTCCCCAGACGACCATTGGTCGTGATCGGTTCTGGCGTCTTCGCGAACACCACCCGGGCGGCCAGGGTCGGCGACCATGCTGACCTCTTGGACCGGTCGATTCGACCTTGCCGGGCTCCTGACCTAAGCCTGTGCAAGCACTTCTTATTCGATATCCCCCCGGACGGAATGCTGTGACGAGAACTCGTGGAAGAAACTCATGCAGAAGAAAAAGAAGAAGACATCCGAGCCCCTCGGTGGGGGCTTCACTGCTCAAGACTGGACCGGATTGCTGCCGGGACAGCGTGTATGGGTTCGGTCAAGTGACGGGGCGTCCTTCGCCGCTGTTGTCGAGACGAAGACGAGCAGTTCCAACGCAGTGTGGATCGTGCGCGATGACAACCTGAACACCAGGCAGGTCTTCATCCATATCGAAGGCATCCAGTTACTGCCGATCGAGCACGATGACGATCCACGAGCCCAGAGCAGCGAAACCCATGAAAGAAACATATCCAATGGAATCTAGCTCCCAGTCGGTACACATCACGGTGTCCGACGCTGCACTTGTCGACGAATTCCTGACCGAGGCCGTAGAAAGCCTTATGAAGAACGCGGCCGCCAATAACTGCGGCATTCTCGTGACACGACACAGCCAGGAAATCTATACCGCCGACGTGAATCCACATGTGCCTTTCGGCATCACCCGC is part of the Arthrobacter ramosus genome and harbors:
- a CDS encoding amino acid ABC transporter permease, which encodes MTTIGDKRIVVAMEPELDVQNAARRKHLWRWISAAVVLVLVIDGVRILVTTDTFAWPVVASYLRADSIIRGLGLTLMLAVVAMVIGVVLGVLLALGRLSPNPVLRSISGAYVWFFRGTPTLVQLIFLYNLSALFPQLNFGIPFGGPIFASFSTNSLITPLLAAILGLGLNEGAYMSEIVRGGLLSVDSGQRDAAHALGMTNSRIMRRIVLPQAMRFIVPPTGNQVISMVKATALVSVIALSDLLYAAQAIYNRTFETIPLLIVVCIWYLAVTSVLYVIQSFIERHYSRGERNQRTSFWDFLRIRPRATTPPIVHTVTEGPTA
- a CDS encoding ABC transporter substrate-binding protein: MSVDEQSIPVRGDGAFAHPNVSAKNDVRRWRTSLAVAAVAVSISLAGCTADPGTASSSASPSAKSTGIPTQQFDQTLHDKLPAKILNAGKIVAVNSGSYPPYAIINGTGEPDGLLGDVDKAVSEILGVKVEQNTVAGLASMLSGMQAGRYDVALDPNGDYVDRQDKATFVDYIKEHVLFAVLKGNPKQINDMDGTCGTRIGVLAGGSAERVMKAQSDKCVAAGKPAVEVQSYQDSPQSILAVQSGRADAVFGGQGPLTYYVKETGGKLQLAAEGKDNVLGATFQGAVVPKDSPLAGVLLGAFQKMYANGTYDAILAKWGLEANKLDKPGINGGGVKP
- a CDS encoding LacI family DNA-binding transcriptional regulator, which produces MKRTTIGDVAAAANVSIATVSRVLNGLAVKEVTATRVRDAAARLEYTPNALTKSIFAGRSSTIGVLIDDLRSPFYLDLMRGIDDVAAANGSLVMFSNTFRHTGREVAQVQAMDEQRVRGLIVTSGASVDERVRRMAAGGTPCVVVARTLQDPPPGLHSVSLDNVTAGRMMAEHILSCGRRTIGVIASGAVPSQIGRIEGLRKGLGKDNALLNDDAIAILDDDVTTPEVTDAVTSLLDANPSMEAMVCLSGRYTLAVHTALIDRGLSIPEDIGFLTMDDFAWAQNLGITVVTQPSHQMGQEAAKLIVENPRVSAQLTFEPELISRASCGELR
- a CDS encoding amino acid ABC transporter ATP-binding protein — encoded protein: MSTSTESPTPRLDATGIAPILRARGVRKSFKHLEVLRGIDLDVSQGETVAILGPSGSGKSTFLRCVNLLEPINGGRILVDGRDVGYDVRGGRLNEVSPNELARRRRDIGMVFQHFNLFPHMTALENIIEAPIGVKGERRADAVKHARSLLAQVGLEGREDVYPRQLSGGQQQRVAIARALAMRPKLMLFDEPTSALDPELVGEVLATMKQLAEGGLTMVVVTHEISFAREAADRVIFMDGGVVVEHGTPQQVLDVPQHERTRAFLSRFL